The following coding sequences lie in one Pontibacter sp. G13 genomic window:
- a CDS encoding choice-of-anchor B family protein, with protein sequence MNAKLTFQLGLLLPCLLLFFGSALHAQTAFQVDLLGQLSYSQGLNDVWGYVDGQGREYALVGTHTGTSIVDVSDPLQPLEVVFVDGPQSIWRDIKTRGEFAYVTNETDSGLQVIDLTQLPVKVESRYVQAADMKSAHNLYIEGDRLYLVGGNKYGGGIAVLDLAVDPWEPTFLFAYSSQYVHDVYVRDGIAYAAEVYRGKMRIIDLNGTEANDLGSVEYPGAFTHNTWLNDAGTVCFTTDELAAAKIHAWEVSDPGDIQYLDDIQSSLGKGLSIPHNVHVLDDYLITSYYADGLQVVDASRPHNLIEVGYYDTTPIEGGTYDGAWGAYPFLPSGNILVTDIDEGLFVMSGQYQRACYLEGKVSDAVSGNALSGARITLTENDATSLSNLVGEYATGAATAGTFTVVVSRFGYESKTETVELMNGEVADLTFELTPIEQTSISFKVIDVTTREAISNAQVLADFGVEGGQFLWETDAEGLVSSKTLPRLPMQVTAGKWGHLAHQVSVDLATASGLIQIELLEQYADDFVLDLGWSTSRKASRGAWERAIPLPTRHYLLDPTPLNPGQDLPDDLGEYCYVTGNDPYTPFTDDVDNGSVWLKTPMMDLSEYLKPYASWHYRLVNWSTSGGGQPHIGSMAVYQLIDGDTTELARFEGPLDTTWTRIAIPLHDPLELNGPAEIQLLFEANDPTGNSQHYVEAAMDGFEVKSSIVVDPNGNPQLYGLVQGEDYFIRYLLPEIWACEEVDFALYDLAGRELFQMDLAECAGELRLPRPLPTGVYVAVLERFGEVAFTTKLSVQ encoded by the coding sequence ATGAACGCCAAACTCACCTTTCAATTGGGGCTATTGCTGCCCTGCCTACTTCTTTTTTTCGGAAGCGCGCTACACGCGCAAACGGCCTTTCAGGTAGATTTGCTCGGTCAATTGTCCTATTCCCAAGGGCTCAATGATGTTTGGGGATATGTCGATGGCCAAGGCCGTGAATACGCGCTCGTAGGCACCCATACGGGAACTTCCATTGTCGATGTCTCCGATCCGTTGCAGCCGCTTGAGGTGGTGTTTGTCGATGGACCACAATCCATCTGGCGGGACATCAAGACTCGGGGCGAATTTGCCTACGTCACCAATGAAACGGATAGCGGACTTCAGGTGATCGACCTCACCCAGCTCCCCGTCAAAGTGGAGAGTAGATACGTGCAGGCTGCCGACATGAAATCCGCCCACAACTTGTACATCGAGGGAGATCGACTCTATCTCGTTGGCGGCAACAAATACGGAGGGGGAATCGCCGTGCTGGACTTGGCCGTCGATCCTTGGGAACCAACCTTCTTGTTTGCCTATTCCAGTCAGTATGTCCACGATGTCTACGTTCGCGATGGGATTGCCTATGCGGCCGAAGTGTATCGTGGCAAAATGCGGATCATCGATCTCAATGGAACCGAGGCGAATGATCTGGGATCTGTGGAATATCCGGGAGCATTCACGCACAATACGTGGCTGAATGATGCAGGGACGGTCTGTTTCACCACCGATGAATTGGCCGCCGCCAAAATCCATGCTTGGGAAGTGAGCGACCCTGGAGACATCCAGTATCTCGATGACATCCAGTCCTCGCTGGGCAAAGGCCTTTCCATTCCGCACAATGTGCATGTGCTGGACGATTATCTGATCACCTCCTACTATGCCGATGGATTGCAGGTAGTCGATGCGAGCCGTCCGCACAATCTGATTGAGGTAGGCTACTATGATACAACTCCGATTGAGGGGGGAACTTATGACGGTGCTTGGGGGGCTTATCCTTTCCTGCCGTCTGGAAATATCCTCGTGACCGATATCGACGAAGGACTATTCGTCATGTCTGGGCAATATCAGCGCGCTTGTTACCTCGAAGGAAAGGTGTCGGATGCTGTGTCCGGCAATGCGTTGTCGGGTGCTCGGATCACGCTGACCGAGAATGACGCAACTTCCCTCTCCAATCTTGTGGGGGAATACGCTACTGGGGCTGCCACTGCGGGAACCTTCACCGTGGTAGTTTCCCGATTTGGCTACGAAAGCAAGACTGAGACGGTCGAATTGATGAACGGTGAGGTAGCTGATCTCACCTTTGAGTTGACCCCCATCGAGCAAACCTCCATTTCCTTCAAGGTAATCGATGTTACCACGCGAGAGGCTATTTCCAATGCCCAAGTTCTAGCGGATTTTGGCGTGGAGGGCGGTCAGTTCCTTTGGGAAACGGATGCCGAAGGGTTGGTCTCTTCCAAAACACTGCCCCGGCTCCCGATGCAAGTGACAGCCGGAAAATGGGGACATCTCGCCCATCAAGTTTCGGTGGATCTCGCGACTGCATCTGGTCTCATTCAGATCGAGCTGTTGGAACAATATGCGGATGATTTTGTGCTGGATCTTGGCTGGTCTACATCGCGTAAGGCAAGCCGTGGCGCATGGGAGCGTGCGATTCCTCTGCCGACGAGGCATTATCTCCTTGATCCAACCCCCTTGAATCCCGGTCAGGATCTGCCGGATGATTTGGGGGAATATTGCTATGTGACGGGAAACGATCCCTATACGCCATTTACCGATGATGTCGACAATGGCTCTGTATGGCTGAAAACGCCCATGATGGATTTGAGTGAGTACTTGAAGCCCTACGCATCATGGCATTACCGATTGGTGAATTGGTCCACTTCAGGCGGAGGTCAACCTCACATTGGTTCAATGGCTGTATATCAATTGATCGATGGAGACACTACTGAATTGGCTCGATTTGAGGGGCCGCTTGATACCACTTGGACTCGGATTGCCATTCCGTTGCACGATCCGCTTGAGCTAAATGGTCCCGCCGAGATTCAGCTCTTGTTTGAGGCGAACGATCCTACCGGGAACTCTCAACACTATGTTGAGGCTGCCATGGATGGATTTGAAGTAAAGAGTAGCATTGTGGTAGATCCGAATGGGAATCCACAGCTGTATGGATTGGTCCAAGGTGAAGATTATTTCATCCGTTACTTGCTCCCTGAAATTTGGGCATGTGAGGAGGTGGATTTTGCCTTGTATGACTTGGCGGGGAGGGAACTTTTTCAAATGGATCTGGCGGAATGCGCCGGAGAGCTCAGGCTGCCGCGCCCATTGCCAACCGGGGTGTATGTGGCTGTCCTGGAACGATTTGGAGAAGTGGCCTTCACTACGAAATTGTCTGTTCAATAA
- a CDS encoding choice-of-anchor B family protein — protein MKYFYSLMAALLISLSGGMAQVVKKNLDLVGELGYDPNLSDIWGYVDGTGREYALVGATNGVSIVDLDDPSNPQELFFIPGAETIWRDLKTFGDYAYVSNEGGNGLLVIDLSGLPGSIQHKDTVIAGTSTIHNLWVDDAGYLYFCGGNTFNGGMVILDLNPNPWTPDFVGAYDDAYVHDVYVRNDTAYLAEINIGFLTIVDVADKSDLEVLGTRTYVDAFTHNTWLNDAGNVVFTTDELSEAYIYSFDVSDPSDPVILDRIRSNLSGGTTIPHNVHVQDDYLVISYYRDGIYVVDAARPHNMVEVGYYDTSPFSGDGFNGSWGAYPFLPSGLVLASDMEQGLVVLDPTYIRACYLEGDITDANTGNSISGANVEILGTDAFEMSSNLGAYATGIADAGTYQVVYSKYGYYPDTLTVSLSNGVLTEEDVALVPRQKMDLTIVVTDAETGNPIPLAKLSMRNPEVTFDYLTDATGSVLATDFTPGDFELIVGNWGYLAQSISLMLGDNDTTITVALESGYRDEFALDLGWIVFGDAERGIWERGEPVGTYLNGGFPFAPEFDLADDIGNMAYVTGNGGGNVWTDDVDNGTTSLLSPSILVADYEEPMLRFHYGFANTTTSNTPGDDSLVVTVSNFMESADVFFTASSYDSVWVLVDSIPLKDYISTNVPFQITFRTADVGSGNWVEASIDGVEVFDAAADTSGTTSIDYADFQSVNIWSDPSGGQFWISRDLAELNPTQAWEVNLYDLRGAALGKWEIPAGEARMGFPLPDTQGMYVVSVSVAGQRVKSEKIIR, from the coding sequence ATGAAGTATTTTTATTCTTTGATGGCAGCTTTGCTGATTTCTCTGTCTGGGGGAATGGCGCAGGTTGTCAAGAAAAACCTCGATTTGGTGGGAGAGTTGGGGTATGATCCGAACCTCTCCGACATTTGGGGCTATGTAGATGGCACCGGCAGGGAGTACGCATTGGTGGGTGCCACCAATGGAGTATCCATTGTCGATCTAGATGACCCCTCCAATCCTCAAGAACTGTTTTTCATTCCCGGTGCCGAGACGATTTGGCGCGACTTGAAGACTTTTGGCGATTATGCCTATGTCTCCAATGAAGGCGGCAATGGACTGCTGGTCATTGATCTTTCCGGACTTCCTGGAAGTATCCAGCACAAGGATACGGTGATCGCCGGTACTTCGACCATTCACAACCTGTGGGTGGACGATGCCGGGTACCTGTATTTTTGTGGAGGAAACACCTTCAATGGCGGTATGGTGATCCTCGATCTCAATCCCAACCCTTGGACGCCGGATTTTGTGGGTGCCTACGATGATGCCTACGTGCACGATGTGTATGTGCGCAATGACACCGCTTACCTCGCGGAGATCAACATTGGTTTCCTGACGATTGTAGATGTAGCGGACAAATCCGACTTGGAGGTGCTCGGTACCCGAACGTATGTCGATGCATTCACGCACAACACTTGGCTCAATGATGCCGGAAATGTGGTGTTCACGACGGACGAATTGAGCGAAGCCTACATCTATTCCTTTGATGTAAGTGATCCATCGGACCCGGTGATTTTGGATCGGATTCGTTCCAATCTCAGTGGCGGGACCACCATTCCTCACAATGTCCATGTGCAAGACGATTATCTCGTCATTTCCTACTACCGAGACGGGATCTATGTAGTAGATGCAGCGCGTCCGCACAATATGGTTGAGGTCGGATACTACGACACTTCTCCATTCTCGGGCGACGGATTCAACGGTTCCTGGGGGGCCTATCCATTCCTACCATCCGGCTTGGTGCTGGCTTCCGATATGGAGCAAGGGCTGGTAGTGTTGGACCCTACCTACATCCGCGCATGTTATTTGGAAGGGGACATTACCGATGCCAACACCGGAAATTCTATTTCCGGAGCCAATGTCGAAATCTTGGGAACTGATGCCTTCGAGATGTCCAGCAATTTGGGGGCTTATGCTACCGGGATTGCCGATGCGGGAACGTACCAGGTGGTTTATTCCAAATATGGCTATTACCCCGATACGCTCACGGTATCCTTGTCCAATGGTGTTTTGACGGAGGAGGACGTAGCTTTGGTTCCGCGTCAGAAGATGGATCTCACGATTGTCGTAACTGATGCCGAGACAGGGAATCCCATTCCATTGGCGAAGCTTTCTATGCGCAATCCTGAGGTGACCTTTGACTATCTGACCGATGCGACGGGATCTGTCCTCGCGACCGATTTCACTCCCGGTGATTTTGAGTTGATCGTGGGCAATTGGGGTTATCTCGCACAGTCCATTTCGCTGATGTTGGGGGACAATGATACCACCATAACGGTAGCGCTTGAATCCGGCTATCGCGATGAATTTGCCTTGGACCTCGGATGGATTGTGTTTGGCGATGCCGAACGCGGAATCTGGGAACGGGGGGAGCCAGTGGGTACCTATCTGAATGGAGGGTTCCCATTTGCCCCAGAATTTGACTTGGCGGATGACATCGGCAATATGGCCTATGTGACGGGCAACGGCGGAGGAAATGTCTGGACAGATGATGTGGACAATGGTACCACCTCTTTGCTTTCGCCTTCGATTCTGGTGGCCGATTACGAGGAACCCATGCTGAGATTCCACTATGGGTTTGCAAATACGACTACGAGCAACACGCCGGGGGATGATAGTTTGGTCGTCACAGTTTCCAATTTCATGGAATCGGCGGATGTCTTCTTCACAGCGAGTTCCTATGACTCAGTGTGGGTGTTGGTAGACTCCATTCCTTTGAAGGACTACATCAGCACCAATGTGCCCTTCCAGATCACCTTCCGGACGGCAGATGTGGGTTCTGGTAACTGGGTGGAGGCATCCATTGATGGAGTTGAGGTGTTCGATGCCGCAGCGGATACTTCCGGAACGACTTCCATCGACTATGCTGACTTCCAGTCGGTCAACATTTGGTCAGATCCATCTGGGGGGCAATTTTGGATTTCTAGGGATTTGGCTGAGTTGAATCCCACTCAGGCCTGGGAAGTGAATCTCTACGATCTCCGTGGCGCAGCTTTGGGTAAATGGGAGATTCCTGCTGGAGAAGCGCGGATGGGATTCCCGCTTCCTGATACCCAAGGCATGTATGTGGTGTCCGTTTCGGTCGCTGGTCAACGAGTCAAATCCGAGAAGATCATCCGATAA
- a CDS encoding peptidoglycan DD-metalloendopeptidase family protein, with amino-acid sequence MEVAPTLMSGPSLKRMSAEQYGIDVSNLRVVQSQFKKDQFLTDLLSSFGVPPHRIESIERKAEGIFDVRDMRPGNPYTLILDKESGLKFFVYEVTPAEYAVVSLMDTVSVYAGRKEVKVQVLEAGGVIDNSLNESLAAQELSPFLGYQLEEVFSWTLDFRKLDVGDTYKFLYEMDLVEGFPMGIPRLLAAEIQHGGQLHHAFRYGQGDSAMFVNELCQPISEGFLFEPFEEGTAKLQESGGAKDRVRKGVVYETELGTPIVARAQGQLVSIKRGSTGYYVRIKHGSAYATQYMHLTQLNMGIEEGNWIQAGDTLGQSDKWLRMKYWRKGRPVDPLRKHPTYVAVPNDLDMADFKPQITVLQSKLENLRIPDVSVTFASKN; translated from the coding sequence ATGGAAGTCGCTCCCACACTCATGTCGGGACCGAGTCTCAAACGGATGTCTGCGGAACAATACGGGATCGACGTTTCCAACCTCCGAGTCGTACAATCACAATTCAAGAAAGACCAGTTTCTCACCGATCTCCTCAGTAGTTTTGGGGTGCCTCCGCATCGCATCGAATCCATTGAGCGGAAGGCCGAAGGTATTTTCGATGTGCGGGATATGCGCCCGGGCAATCCTTACACGCTGATTTTGGATAAGGAATCAGGGCTGAAGTTTTTCGTGTATGAAGTTACCCCTGCCGAGTATGCCGTGGTTTCCCTGATGGATACCGTGTCGGTGTACGCCGGACGGAAAGAGGTCAAGGTACAGGTGCTTGAGGCGGGTGGAGTCATCGACAATTCCTTGAACGAAAGTCTCGCTGCTCAAGAACTTTCTCCATTCTTGGGGTACCAGCTCGAGGAAGTGTTTTCATGGACGTTGGATTTTCGGAAGCTGGACGTGGGGGATACTTACAAGTTTCTCTACGAAATGGATTTGGTGGAAGGGTTTCCAATGGGCATTCCGCGTTTGTTGGCAGCAGAGATCCAGCATGGTGGCCAATTGCATCATGCCTTTCGATATGGGCAGGGAGATTCAGCCATGTTTGTCAATGAGTTGTGCCAGCCTATTTCTGAAGGTTTTTTGTTCGAGCCTTTCGAGGAAGGTACTGCCAAGCTCCAGGAGAGCGGTGGTGCCAAGGATCGGGTCCGGAAGGGAGTGGTCTATGAGACTGAGCTTGGAACCCCCATCGTGGCTCGCGCCCAAGGACAACTCGTCAGTATCAAGCGCGGAAGTACGGGATATTATGTCCGGATCAAGCATGGTTCTGCCTACGCCACACAATACATGCACCTTACCCAACTAAACATGGGAATTGAGGAGGGAAATTGGATTCAGGCTGGGGATACCTTGGGGCAATCAGACAAATGGTTGAGAATGAAGTACTGGCGTAAGGGTCGACCCGTTGATCCTTTGCGTAAGCATCCCACCTATGTGGCAGTGCCCAATGATTTGGACATGGCTGACTTCAAGCCACAAATTACCGTTTTGCAATCCAAGTTGGAAAACCTGCGCATTCCGGATGTAAGTGTCACTTTCGCCTCCAAAAACTAA
- a CDS encoding alanine/glycine:cation symporter family protein: MFQHFEEIAVAFGNLAWGPPLLILLVGGGLFFLGYARFIPYRYLGHAWDILRGKYDSPDDPGQIDHYEALSTALAATVGMGNISGVAVAITTGGPGALFWMWMSALVGMATKFFTCTLAVMYRGEDSEGEVQGGPMYVIREGMGKKFNWLAVFFCICGMIGTMPFFQANQLTQLIHDIALTPNGVVPTDLSKFLVGFGILVLVSLVIFGGITRIGTVAGKLVPTMVVVYALSVSYILVTHLPEIPAALWLIIEDAFTGEAVLGGALGSLIIAGVRRAAFSNEAGIGTAPMAHGAAKTDEPIREGLIAMLGPMIDTIIVCTLTALAIIVSGDWMNSNEEAITVTLRAFGTSIPFVGEYLLLACAAIFSLTTMFSMSYYGTKCAGYLFGAENQRYYNFFYVMSIVVGAMVQIDAALGIIDGCYALMAIPTMVSTFYLAPKVMQAANEYFRKLRKETA, translated from the coding sequence ATGTTTCAGCATTTCGAAGAGATCGCCGTAGCATTTGGCAATCTTGCGTGGGGGCCTCCCCTGTTGATCCTCTTGGTCGGAGGGGGACTCTTTTTCCTCGGGTATGCCCGATTCATTCCCTATCGGTACCTCGGTCATGCCTGGGATATCCTCCGTGGGAAATACGATAGCCCAGATGATCCCGGCCAGATCGATCATTATGAGGCGCTTTCTACTGCACTGGCAGCAACCGTAGGAATGGGAAATATCAGCGGTGTCGCTGTGGCCATCACGACAGGCGGCCCGGGAGCCCTATTTTGGATGTGGATGAGCGCATTGGTGGGAATGGCAACCAAATTCTTCACTTGCACCTTGGCGGTGATGTATCGCGGGGAAGACTCTGAGGGAGAAGTCCAAGGAGGCCCGATGTATGTCATTCGAGAGGGAATGGGCAAAAAATTCAATTGGCTGGCGGTTTTCTTCTGCATTTGCGGTATGATCGGTACCATGCCCTTCTTCCAAGCCAATCAATTGACCCAATTGATTCATGATATTGCCCTGACGCCCAATGGAGTCGTTCCAACTGATCTCTCCAAGTTCTTGGTGGGCTTTGGAATCTTGGTCTTGGTATCGCTGGTGATCTTTGGTGGCATCACTCGAATTGGCACCGTAGCAGGAAAGCTTGTCCCAACGATGGTGGTCGTCTATGCACTGAGCGTGAGTTATATTTTGGTGACGCACCTTCCCGAAATTCCGGCTGCACTCTGGCTGATCATCGAAGATGCCTTCACGGGTGAAGCCGTTCTAGGAGGTGCTTTGGGAAGCTTGATCATTGCGGGCGTTCGTCGAGCCGCCTTCTCCAATGAAGCCGGTATCGGTACCGCCCCGATGGCCCACGGAGCAGCCAAAACAGACGAGCCGATTCGGGAAGGACTGATTGCCATGCTCGGTCCCATGATCGACACGATCATCGTCTGTACGCTTACTGCCTTGGCAATCATTGTATCGGGAGACTGGATGAATTCCAATGAGGAAGCCATTACCGTGACACTGCGAGCCTTTGGCACCTCGATCCCTTTCGTGGGAGAGTATCTCCTTCTGGCCTGTGCCGCGATCTTCTCGCTCACGACGATGTTCAGCATGTCCTACTACGGCACCAAATGCGCGGGATACCTTTTCGGCGCCGAGAATCAGCGGTACTACAATTTCTTCTATGTAATGTCTATTGTAGTGGGCGCGATGGTCCAGATTGACGCCGCATTGGGGATCATCGACGGTTGCTACGCATTGATGGCCATTCCGACCATGGTATCCACCTTTTACTTAGCACCGAAAGTCATGCAGGCGGCCAATGAGTACTTCCGAAAACTCCGGAAAGAAACCGCCTAG
- a CDS encoding acetyl-CoA hydrolase/transferase C-terminal domain-containing protein, whose amino-acid sequence MKPFVSADKALQAVKSGSHVFIHTAAAAPQVLVKALAGRAPEVKGVQIYQMHTDGEAPYANPQYMENFSINCFFIGANVRPAIKTGQASYIPVFLSEVPLLLRREVIKIDVALISVSPPDKHGFCSMGPSVDATRAAVEMADVVIAQVNRHMPRTHGEGWVNVKDIDYLVEGDVPLPTHPEVELTDIERSIGRHVAGLVEDGATLQLGIGAIPNATLEALADHKNLGIHTEMFSDGVIPLVESGVINNSMKHRQQGKIVSAFVIGTQKVYDFIDDNPYVTMMDAQYVNSTNVIRRHPKVTAINSAIEVDLTGQICADSIGHNMYSGVGGQMDFIRAASLSQGGKPIIALPSTTRKGIPRIVPHLKSGAGVVTTRAHVHFVVTEYGVADLKGKTLRQRSKALLEIAHPDHREELERQAFEFYGQHSISIPKRKTDA is encoded by the coding sequence ATGAAACCATTTGTTTCTGCCGATAAAGCGCTGCAAGCCGTCAAATCGGGCAGCCATGTATTCATCCATACCGCCGCTGCGGCACCACAAGTGCTAGTCAAAGCATTGGCGGGAAGGGCACCCGAGGTGAAGGGCGTTCAAATTTACCAAATGCATACAGATGGGGAGGCGCCTTACGCCAATCCACAGTACATGGAGAACTTTTCCATCAATTGTTTCTTCATCGGTGCCAATGTCCGCCCGGCCATCAAGACCGGACAGGCGAGTTACATTCCGGTGTTTTTGAGCGAGGTGCCGTTGCTCCTTCGCCGAGAAGTCATCAAGATCGATGTGGCGTTGATCTCGGTATCTCCACCCGACAAGCATGGATTCTGTTCGATGGGGCCTTCAGTGGATGCAACTCGTGCGGCTGTGGAAATGGCGGATGTAGTCATTGCTCAAGTGAATCGCCACATGCCACGGACGCATGGAGAGGGCTGGGTCAATGTCAAGGATATTGATTATCTGGTGGAAGGGGATGTGCCGCTTCCTACGCATCCTGAGGTGGAGCTCACCGATATTGAGCGATCCATTGGACGACATGTGGCGGGTCTGGTTGAAGATGGGGCTACCCTGCAATTGGGAATCGGTGCTATTCCAAATGCAACGCTCGAAGCACTTGCGGATCACAAGAATTTGGGAATACACACAGAGATGTTTTCCGATGGGGTAATCCCGTTGGTCGAATCTGGAGTGATCAACAACTCGATGAAACACCGCCAACAAGGCAAGATCGTTTCCGCATTTGTGATAGGGACACAGAAGGTATACGACTTCATTGATGACAATCCTTATGTGACGATGATGGACGCCCAATATGTCAATAGTACCAATGTGATTCGTAGGCATCCCAAAGTGACAGCTATCAATTCGGCTATCGAGGTGGACTTGACAGGGCAGATCTGTGCGGATTCTATCGGGCATAATATGTACTCTGGAGTAGGCGGGCAAATGGATTTTATCCGAGCTGCTTCGCTCTCTCAAGGAGGTAAGCCGATTATCGCATTGCCTTCGACTACCCGAAAGGGAATTCCTCGGATCGTACCGCATCTGAAAAGTGGGGCAGGGGTAGTGACTACTCGCGCCCACGTGCATTTTGTGGTAACTGAATATGGTGTAGCGGATCTGAAGGGCAAGACTTTGCGCCAGCGCTCCAAAGCCTTACTGGAGATCGCACATCCGGACCATCGAGAGGAATTGGAGCGTCAGGCCTTCGAGTTTTATGGTCAGCACTCGATATCCATTCCAAAGCGGAAGACCGATGCGTGA
- a CDS encoding transglutaminase family protein encodes MSQRKQLPFLLSLLEDDSPTVREQVRTELKLFGPGLSEMVTPFRFELDDESLRILDEICQEVREEHYTQGWLSWLEIEDTKESLEKALVNLAYLEYGQDAESIPAMLNDLASAYLLWTEEKSVSSLMTFLFQEHRFKAPGDLTYSHLHDNILYTIRVREGSQIALSCLAILVGKRAGLELDGISIQGNFMACSFESEKLQMYNSFNKGRPLARASLMYIEEALRRNQIPPAEMKARVHEIVAQILRKTIDQHHQQGFHQEAREYVKLYQNLAHALRARGITDPFGFS; translated from the coding sequence ATGTCCCAAAGGAAACAATTACCCTTTCTGCTCTCCTTGCTTGAGGATGACTCACCTACCGTTCGGGAACAGGTTCGGACAGAATTGAAGTTGTTTGGGCCCGGTTTGAGTGAAATGGTGACTCCATTTCGCTTTGAGCTGGACGACGAAAGCCTACGCATCCTCGATGAGATCTGTCAAGAAGTACGTGAGGAGCACTACACACAAGGGTGGCTTTCGTGGTTGGAAATCGAAGATACGAAGGAAAGTCTCGAAAAAGCCCTCGTCAATCTAGCGTATCTGGAGTATGGCCAAGATGCCGAAAGTATCCCGGCTATGCTAAATGATCTGGCTTCTGCATATCTACTTTGGACCGAAGAGAAGTCGGTCTCCAGCCTGATGACCTTCCTCTTTCAGGAGCATAGGTTCAAGGCACCGGGAGATTTGACCTATAGCCATCTGCACGACAACATCCTCTATACCATCCGGGTTCGGGAGGGTAGTCAGATTGCGCTGTCATGCCTCGCCATTTTGGTGGGGAAGCGTGCAGGCCTTGAATTGGATGGGATCAGCATCCAGGGCAACTTTATGGCTTGTTCCTTTGAGTCGGAGAAATTGCAAATGTATAACTCCTTCAACAAGGGAAGGCCACTCGCGCGCGCGTCCTTGATGTATATCGAAGAAGCGCTTCGACGCAACCAAATTCCCCCTGCGGAGATGAAAGCCCGTGTCCACGAGATCGTCGCTCAAATTCTCCGAAAGACGATCGACCAACACCATCAACAAGGATTTCATCAGGAAGCCCGAGAATATGTGAAACTCTACCAAAATCTGGCCCACGCCCTCCGCGCTCGTGGAATAACAGATCCATTTGGGTTTTCCTGA